The Polaribacter sp. KT25b genome contains the following window.
GAAAAGGTTATACGTACGGAATTCGTTCTGGATTTTCTGGAACAAAAGCAAAAGGTGCTTTTACCATTTCTAGTGGCGTAAGAAGTAATGTTACTTTAGAATCTGCACAATTGGTTAAGAAAATTTTAGAAGATTACCCAATTACATTTTCTGATAAAGATTTAGAAACCACAAAAAGTTTCTTAATAAAAAGTAACGCTAGAGCTTTTGAAACTGATAGAGCTAAATTAAATATGTTAGCCAACATAAGTAATTATGATTTAAAACCAGACTATGTTAAAGACAGAGAAAACACTGTTAATAATATGACTAAAGAACAAATTACAACGTTAGCTAATAAATATGTAAATCCTAATAAAATGATTTGGTTAGTTGTTGGTGATGCAGAAACGCAATTACAAAGAATGAAAGAATTAGGTTATGGAGAACCCGTTTTATTAAACGAAAGACAAAAGCAAATAAAAAACTAACGTTAAAAGAGATAGCAGAAAAAAATATTAAAAGTTTTTTACAAATGATAAAAAGCTTAAAAATAAAGTTTTCACTACAAAAACTCCAATCATTAACAATTGGAGTTTTTGTAGTAATAATTCATTCTCTAACTAACAAATTAATTTACACAACTTCTTAACCTTACTTTTAATGAAATTTACAGGGAAACGTTATTTAGATTACTCCTCTTTTATAAAATTGAACTTTGGAGAAAGAGTTCAAAAAATATCTTTAGATATTGGTTTTTCTTGTCCAAATAGAGACGGGTCTAAAGGTTTTGGCGGCTGTACGTATTGTAACAATAATACTTTTAATCCAGATTACTGTGAACCTCAAAAAGGAATTAAACAACAATTAGAAGAAGGAATTTCTAGGTTTTCTACAAAATATAAATCTCAAAAATATTTAGCTTATTTTCAAGCCTACACAAATACATATTCAGATTTTGAATCTTTAAAAAGAATGTACGATGAAGCTTTAAGCGTTCCTAATGTTATTGGTTTAGTAATTGGCACAAGACCAGATTGTATTTCTGATGAAATAATCGATTATTTAGAATTATTATCAAAAAAACACTTTATTTCTTTAGAGTTTGGGGTAGAAAGCACCTTAAACAAAACCTTAGAAAAAGTAAACAGATGTCACTCTTATGATGAAACCATTGCAACTTATGAAAAATGTAAAAACAGAGGCTTTCATTTAGGTGCACATTTAATTATTGGTTTACCTGGAGAAACAAAAAAGGATTTATTAAACCATGCAATTGAGGTTTCTAAATTACCAATTGACACTTTAAAATTACACCATTTGCAAATTGTAAAACAATCTATAATGGCATCACAATACAAAAAA
Protein-coding sequences here:
- a CDS encoding TIGR01212 family radical SAM protein (This family includes YhcC from E. coli K-12, an uncharacterized radical SAM protein.) produces the protein MKFTGKRYLDYSSFIKLNFGERVQKISLDIGFSCPNRDGSKGFGGCTYCNNNTFNPDYCEPQKGIKQQLEEGISRFSTKYKSQKYLAYFQAYTNTYSDFESLKRMYDEALSVPNVIGLVIGTRPDCISDEIIDYLELLSKKHFISLEFGVESTLNKTLEKVNRCHSYDETIATYEKCKNRGFHLGAHLIIGLPGETKKDLLNHAIEVSKLPIDTLKLHHLQIVKQSIMASQYKKNPENFDLFTSESYIKFISEFVTLVRPNLVIERFISQAPFDLLIAPNWNGLKNFEIVSKIDKQMELENTWQGKNYINNEI